In Halogeometricum sp. S1BR25-6, a single genomic region encodes these proteins:
- the menE gene encoding o-succinylbenzoate--CoA ligase, which translates to MRDWLSHRVRASPDETALVRAASGESWTFAELDGMVEETAGRLAALGVKSGDHLGAVLGPRVEYVALIHAAMRLGVTLVPMGDALTVPELRGQVETADVTVLVCDAETEAVAADVADAAALPLISVDAPTTADTVNLAATTPDPVTPASWSFDDVQLLLFTSGTTGDPKAVKLTTGNLLASAVASVFRLGFDPEDRWLVTLSLHHMGGIAPVLRMPLYGMTVVLREEFDAGGAADDVDRFDVTAVSLVPTMLRRMLDSRGTLDSSLRTVLLGGAPAPRELVERCRDYSVPVYPTYGMTETASQMATATPEEAFEHAGTVGRPLLWTDVTVLGADGERLPPGETGEFAVDGPTVSPGYYGDSAATDDAFGERGLRTGDVGYVDDGGRLYVLNRVDDRIITGGENVDPGEVADVLRSHPDVRDAAVVGVPDEEWGERVSALVVPAGDELDRDALVEFARERLAGFKLPRLVAVADELPRTVSGTVKRDAVRELLGDRAAEREDEAAAEDGSDESGDDAGPSDDGDEADANEDAGAGDDAGPSDPNADP; encoded by the coding sequence ATGCGAGATTGGCTCTCTCACCGCGTTCGGGCGTCGCCCGACGAGACGGCGCTCGTTCGGGCCGCCTCGGGCGAGTCGTGGACGTTCGCCGAGTTGGACGGAATGGTCGAGGAGACGGCGGGACGACTCGCCGCCCTCGGCGTCAAGTCCGGCGACCACCTCGGGGCCGTCCTCGGCCCGCGCGTGGAGTACGTCGCGCTCATCCACGCGGCGATGCGCCTCGGCGTGACGCTCGTGCCGATGGGGGACGCGCTCACCGTCCCGGAACTCCGGGGACAGGTCGAGACGGCGGACGTGACCGTCCTCGTCTGCGACGCGGAGACCGAAGCCGTCGCGGCCGACGTCGCGGACGCCGCCGCCCTCCCCCTCATCAGCGTCGACGCGCCGACGACGGCGGACACCGTCAATCTCGCCGCGACGACTCCCGACCCGGTGACGCCGGCGTCGTGGTCGTTCGACGACGTGCAACTGCTCCTCTTTACCTCGGGGACGACGGGCGACCCGAAGGCGGTGAAACTGACGACGGGGAACCTCCTGGCCAGCGCCGTCGCCTCGGTGTTCCGACTCGGGTTCGACCCCGAGGACCGCTGGCTGGTGACGCTCTCCCTACACCACATGGGCGGTATCGCGCCCGTCCTGCGGATGCCGCTGTACGGGATGACCGTCGTCCTCCGCGAGGAGTTCGACGCCGGGGGCGCCGCCGACGACGTGGACCGCTTCGACGTGACCGCCGTCTCCCTCGTCCCGACGATGCTCCGTCGGATGCTGGACAGTCGCGGGACGCTGGACTCGTCGCTCCGGACGGTCCTCCTCGGCGGCGCGCCCGCCCCGCGCGAACTCGTCGAGCGGTGTCGGGACTACTCGGTCCCCGTCTACCCCACCTACGGCATGACCGAGACGGCCTCGCAGATGGCGACGGCGACGCCCGAGGAGGCGTTCGAGCACGCGGGCACCGTCGGCCGGCCCCTGCTCTGGACGGACGTGACCGTCCTCGGCGCGGACGGCGAGCGACTGCCGCCGGGCGAGACGGGCGAGTTCGCCGTGGACGGGCCGACGGTCTCGCCGGGGTACTACGGGGACTCGGCGGCGACGGACGACGCGTTCGGCGAACGCGGTCTGCGGACCGGCGACGTGGGGTACGTCGACGACGGCGGCCGCCTCTACGTTCTCAACCGCGTCGACGACCGCATCATCACCGGCGGGGAGAACGTCGACCCCGGCGAGGTGGCCGACGTCCTCCGCTCGCACCCCGACGTGCGCGACGCCGCCGTGGTCGGCGTCCCGGACGAGGAGTGGGGCGAACGCGTCTCCGCGCTGGTCGTCCCCGCGGGCGACGAACTCGACCGGGACGCCCTCGTCGAGTTCGCTCGGGAGCGACTGGCCGGGTTCAAGCTACCGCGCCTCGTCGCCGTCGCCGACGAACTCCCGCGAACCGTCTCGGGTACCGTCAAACGCGACGCGGTGCGCGAACTGCTCGGGGACCGGGCGGCAGAGCGCGAGGACGAGGCGGCGGCCGAAGACGGCAGCGACGAATCGGGCGACGACGCCGGACCGTCCGACGACGGGGACGAAGCGGACGCGAACGAAGACGCGGGCGCGGGTGACGACGCCGGACCCTCGGACCCGAACGCCGACCCCTGA
- a CDS encoding acyl-CoA dehydrogenase family protein, translating into MDLLEESVVPEHARDVKQTAREFADEHIRPNAEEYFESGEYPWDILEAGMDAGIVAQDIGEEYGGKGYDLLQVLAINEELYRADAGIALTMMLASFGCEMVEHYGTEEQKDEYLRPVAANEQISGLAVSEPQTGSDMAGMTTSAEKTDEGWVLNGEKYWVGNAVEADWLTVYAKTDDSDDRYSNYTMFIVETDREGYEAEHIPEKMGMRASKQGHIVFDDCVVPEENVIGTAGGGFYMLAEFFNHGRVVVGGHGIGLAARAIEETWEFVHDREAFGRNISDFQSTQHTLADMRMEFEAARSLNWRAAEKVADGDDAGLWAAMTKTKSTETAVFCAERGMQLHGGRSVLNEYPISRVYRDVRIPVIYEGANEIQRNLIYRQSK; encoded by the coding sequence ATGGACCTTCTAGAGGAGAGCGTCGTCCCCGAACACGCCCGAGACGTGAAGCAGACGGCGCGCGAGTTCGCCGACGAGCACATCCGCCCCAACGCGGAGGAGTACTTCGAGAGCGGCGAGTATCCGTGGGATATCCTGGAGGCCGGCATGGACGCCGGCATCGTCGCGCAGGACATCGGCGAGGAGTACGGCGGAAAGGGGTACGACCTCCTGCAGGTCCTCGCCATCAACGAGGAACTCTACCGCGCGGACGCGGGCATCGCGCTGACGATGATGCTCGCCTCGTTCGGTTGTGAGATGGTCGAACACTACGGGACCGAAGAGCAGAAAGACGAGTACCTCCGTCCCGTCGCCGCCAACGAGCAGATTTCGGGGCTCGCGGTGTCGGAACCGCAGACCGGGTCCGACATGGCCGGGATGACGACCAGCGCCGAGAAGACCGACGAGGGGTGGGTGCTCAACGGCGAGAAGTACTGGGTCGGCAACGCCGTCGAGGCCGACTGGCTGACCGTCTACGCGAAGACGGACGACAGCGACGACCGCTACTCGAACTACACGATGTTCATCGTGGAAACCGATAGGGAGGGATACGAGGCCGAACACATCCCCGAGAAGATGGGCATGCGCGCCTCCAAGCAGGGCCACATCGTCTTCGACGACTGCGTCGTCCCCGAGGAGAACGTCATCGGCACGGCCGGCGGCGGGTTCTACATGCTCGCTGAGTTCTTCAACCACGGCCGCGTCGTCGTCGGCGGCCACGGCATCGGCCTCGCCGCGCGCGCCATCGAGGAGACGTGGGAGTTCGTCCACGACCGCGAGGCGTTCGGCCGCAACATCTCCGACTTCCAGTCCACCCAGCACACCCTCGCGGACATGCGCATGGAGTTCGAGGCCGCCCGTTCGCTGAACTGGCGCGCCGCCGAGAAGGTGGCCGACGGCGACGACGCCGGTCTCTGGGCGGCGATGACGAAGACGAAGTCGACGGAGACGGCGGTGTTCTGCGCCGAACGCGGCATGCAACTGCACGGCGGCCGCTCGGTGCTCAACGAGTACCCCATCTCGCGCGTCTACCGCGACGTGCGCATCCCGGTCATCTACGAGGGCGCCAACGAGATTCAGCGCAACCTCATCTACCGGCAGTCGAAGTAA
- the mce gene encoding methylmalonyl-CoA epimerase, which yields MEFDHLGVATADATGLAALFTELFDAPVAHEEEFDGMSVLFLELGDGYFELLEPHEGGAVSKYLENDGPGIHHVALRTDDIVGALETVRGAGVECIDDEPRPGAWGHDVAFLHPKSTGGVLVEFVEH from the coding sequence ATGGAGTTCGACCACCTCGGCGTCGCCACGGCGGACGCCACCGGTCTCGCGGCCCTGTTCACGGAACTGTTCGACGCCCCCGTCGCCCACGAGGAGGAGTTCGACGGGATGAGCGTTCTGTTTCTCGAACTGGGAGACGGCTACTTCGAGTTGCTCGAACCGCACGAGGGCGGCGCGGTGTCGAAGTACCTCGAGAACGACGGCCCCGGAATCCACCACGTCGCCCTCCGGACCGACGACATCGTGGGCGCACTGGAGACGGTGCGGGGCGCGGGCGTCGAGTGCATCGACGACGAACCGCGCCCGGGCGCGTGGGGGCACGACGTCGCCTTCCTACACCCGAAGTCGACGGGCGGCGTGCTGGTGGAGTTCGTCGAGCACTGA
- a CDS encoding long-chain fatty acid--CoA ligase: MPGATAQTLRPFLWRARRMFPDREIVSRTHEGINRYTYAEYADRVGQLANALDGAGVERGDRVGTFCWNHHRHYETYFAAPSMGAQLHTINPLLPDHHVQYIVENAEDRIILVDPSLVEKLAGAHDEEAFASVEQFVVMGEEVPDTSLENVVDYESFLEAESAEYDWPDLPGDQPAGMCYTSGTTGKPKGVEYTQEMLWAHTMATLPEAGLDLRSSDVVMPVVPMFHVNAWGMPFSTTAAGAKHVYPGPSPSPADLASLIEEEGVTLTAGVPTVWLGLLEYLEENDADMSSLETIVIGGSAAPKSVIRRFDEEYDVDVLHAWGMTEMSPIGTVSRLKPGMESLPAEERYDKQAKQGLLIPGLEMRVVGDDGEELPWDGEAFGELWVRGPWVTTEYFERPEANEEDFEDGWLKTGDVVTVDEEGYVKIVDRAKDVIKSGGEWISSVELENALMAHDGVAEATVVGVPHQRWQERPVAFVVPAASADEETLKTELVEMVKSEFPKWWAPDEVVFIEEVPKTATGKFDKKVLREEYDDESLVEGKTPEDAAPDADD, from the coding sequence ATGCCTGGTGCAACGGCGCAGACGCTTCGACCGTTCCTGTGGCGCGCGCGGCGGATGTTCCCCGACCGCGAGATAGTCTCGCGGACTCACGAGGGAATCAACCGATACACGTACGCCGAGTACGCCGACCGCGTGGGGCAGTTGGCGAACGCCCTCGACGGCGCGGGCGTCGAACGCGGCGACCGGGTGGGGACGTTCTGTTGGAACCACCACCGCCACTACGAGACGTACTTCGCCGCGCCGTCGATGGGCGCGCAACTGCACACCATCAACCCCCTGCTCCCCGACCACCACGTGCAGTACATCGTGGAGAACGCCGAGGACCGAATCATCCTCGTCGACCCGTCCCTCGTGGAGAAACTGGCCGGCGCCCACGACGAGGAGGCGTTCGCGTCCGTCGAGCAGTTCGTCGTGATGGGCGAGGAGGTGCCCGATACTTCCTTGGAGAACGTCGTCGACTACGAGTCCTTCCTCGAAGCGGAGAGCGCCGAGTACGACTGGCCGGACCTTCCGGGGGACCAACCGGCGGGGATGTGCTACACCTCGGGGACGACGGGGAAACCGAAGGGCGTCGAGTACACCCAAGAGATGCTGTGGGCGCACACGATGGCGACGCTACCCGAGGCGGGTTTGGACCTCCGCTCCTCGGACGTGGTGATGCCCGTCGTGCCGATGTTCCACGTCAACGCGTGGGGGATGCCCTTCTCGACCACCGCGGCCGGCGCGAAGCACGTCTATCCCGGACCGTCGCCGTCGCCCGCCGACCTCGCCTCTCTCATCGAGGAGGAGGGTGTGACCCTCACCGCGGGCGTCCCGACGGTGTGGCTCGGACTGCTGGAGTACTTGGAGGAGAACGACGCCGACATGTCCTCGCTTGAGACCATCGTCATCGGCGGGTCGGCAGCGCCGAAGTCGGTCATCCGGCGCTTCGACGAGGAGTACGACGTGGACGTCCTCCACGCGTGGGGGATGACCGAGATGTCGCCCATCGGCACCGTCTCGCGTCTCAAACCCGGCATGGAGTCGCTTCCGGCCGAGGAGCGCTACGACAAGCAGGCCAAACAAGGCCTCCTCATCCCCGGCTTGGAGATGCGCGTCGTCGGCGACGACGGCGAGGAACTCCCGTGGGACGGCGAGGCGTTCGGCGAACTGTGGGTCCGCGGGCCGTGGGTGACGACCGAGTACTTCGAGCGTCCGGAGGCCAACGAGGAGGACTTCGAGGACGGATGGCTCAAAACCGGAGACGTGGTGACCGTCGACGAGGAGGGGTACGTGAAAATCGTCGACCGGGCGAAGGACGTCATCAAGTCGGGCGGAGAGTGGATATCCTCGGTCGAGTTGGAGAACGCCCTCATGGCCCACGACGGCGTGGCGGAGGCGACGGTCGTCGGCGTCCCGCACCAGCGCTGGCAGGAGCGTCCCGTCGCGTTCGTCGTCCCCGCGGCGTCGGCCGACGAGGAGACGCTGAAGACCGAACTGGTCGAGATGGTGAAATCGGAGTTCCCGAAGTGGTGGGCGCCCGACGAGGTGGTGTTCATCGAGGAGGTGCCGAAGACGGCCACCGGGAAGTTCGACAAGAAGGTGCTCAGAGAGGAGTACGACGACGAGTCGCTGGTCGAGGGGAAGACGCCCGAGGACGCCGCGCCCGACGCCGACGACTAA